The Tripterygium wilfordii isolate XIE 37 chromosome 5, ASM1340144v1, whole genome shotgun sequence genome window below encodes:
- the LOC119999101 gene encoding ran-binding protein 1 homolog b-like, translating into MASSEAVQHQSDDHREDDENAPAEDEDTGAQVAPIVKLEEVAVTTGEEDEDPILDLKAKLYRFDKEGNQWKERGAGSVKLLKHKETGKVRLVMRQSKTLKICANHLVFPTMTVQAHAGSDKSCVWHAPDFADGELKEELFCIRFASIENCKTFMEKVQEVAESQVKKEENKDATAAAELLEKLSVGDSETKGKEEEKVPAEAKKDKDVEDEKATTETDKKD; encoded by the exons ATGGCGAGTAGCGAAGCAGTGCAGCACCAAAGCGACGATCACAGAGAAGATGATGAGAACGCGCCAGCAGAGGACGAGGACACCGGAGCTCAGGTGGCTCCCATTGTCAAGCTCGAAGAAGTGGCTGTCACCACTGGCGAGGAAGACGAAGATCCGATTCTAGATCT GAAAGCGAAGTTGTATCGATTTGACAAAGAAGGTAATCAGTGGAAGGAGAGAGGCGCCGGAAGTGTTAAGCTGTTGAAGCACAAAGAGACTGGCAAGGTTCGGCTTGTAATGCGCCAATCGAAGACTCTAAAGATCTGCGCTAACCATCTAG TTTTTCCAACAATGACCGTGCAAGCACACGCTGGGAGTGATAAATCGTGTGTCTGGCATGCACCTGATTTTGCGGATGGGGAATTGAAGGAGGAGCTATTCTGCATTAGATTTGCTTCTATTGAGA ATTGCAAAACCTTCATGGAGAAGGTTCAAGAGGTTGCTGAAAGTCAAgtaaagaaagaggaaaataaagacGCTACAGCCGCTGCTGAACTTCTTGAGAAGCTGAGTGTTGGAGATAGTGAAACCAAGgggaaagaagaggaaaaggtGCCTGCTGAAGCGAAAAAGGATAAAGATGTCGAAGATGAGAAAGCAACGACGGAAACAGATAAAAAGGATTGA